From a single Aspergillus puulaauensis MK2 DNA, chromosome 2, nearly complete sequence genomic region:
- a CDS encoding uncharacterized protein (COG:C;~EggNog:ENOG410PMBI;~InterPro:IPR001155,IPR013785;~PFAM:PF00724;~go_function: GO:0003824 - catalytic activity [Evidence IEA];~go_function: GO:0010181 - FMN binding [Evidence IEA];~go_function: GO:0016491 - oxidoreductase activity [Evidence IEA];~go_process: GO:0055114 - oxidation-reduction process [Evidence IEA]), translating to MSSLLEPVTIGGKLSLRNRVVMGSMTRNRCVDDYKPGPAHVTHYAERARDGTGLIVNEGTFVDWAGCDWTHSPFMITEEHAAAWRAVTDAVHKEGGKIFFQAWHAGRIQHDEMPLMKEKAGRVLAPSSIKAEGGKYRDLPGAPGHTTNVVAIEDPRQLVETYRRSLLLAKNAGFDGTELLAQGLRWYLVVRPVG from the exons ATGTCTTCTCTTTTGGAACCTGTCACAATCGGCGGTAAACTCTCCCTGCGAAACCGGGTCGTCATGGGCTCCATGACCCGGAACCGCTGTGTGGACGACTACAAGCCTGGCCCAGCACATGTCACCCACTATGCGGAGAGAGCAAGGGACGGAACAGGGCTGATCGTGAACGAGGGCACCTTTGTTGACTGGGCGGGCTGCGACTGGACACACTCCCCCTTCATGATCACCGAGGAACATGCCGCCGCCTGGCGAGCCGTGACCGATGCTGTGCACAAGGAAGGGGGcaagatcttcttccaagccTGGCATGCGG GTCGGATCCAGCATGATGAGATGCCACTCATGAAAGAAAAGGCGGGTCGCGTGCTGGCCCCGTCTAGCATCAAGGCCGAGGGCGGGAAATATCGAGACCTACCAGGCGCCCCT GGACACACTACGAATGTGGTCGCCATCGAAGATCCTCGGCAGCTCGTGGAAACCTATCGACGctcgttgctgctggcgAAAAATGCCGGCTTCGATGGCACTGAGCTCCTGGCTCAAGG GCTTCGTTGGTACTTGGTAGTCAGGCCGGTGGGCTGA
- a CDS encoding Zn(II)2Cys6 transcription factor (COG:S;~EggNog:ENOG410PWG4;~InterPro:IPR036864,IPR007219,IPR001138;~PFAM:PF04082;~go_function: GO:0000981 - DNA-binding transcription factor activity, RNA polymerase II-specific [Evidence IEA];~go_function: GO:0003677 - DNA binding [Evidence IEA];~go_function: GO:0008270 - zinc ion binding [Evidence IEA];~go_process: GO:0006351 - transcription, DNA-templated [Evidence IEA];~go_process: GO:0006355 - regulation of transcription, DNA-templated [Evidence IEA]) has product MKAARACPQCRESKRKCIRAGPGEPCASCHQRELKCGGRLQPSTAATSRKEKEKEKEKEETIVIPNVPWETIVELVEIYLDKLHDRPHSIFHPATLRAQLRDRSLCGTLLYSICAVASKFSSYPDRHGLEIAMAAEAKRRLKADLENVCIENIQACILLSTLSAGNCETSSAALFTRIATSMAEIMHLHSSAMDGTVIARETARRIWWSLYMADRWCFSALGLPRHMDGLGESTDLPLEEIAFRSLSPGQSTLEAPHRPGLWAHMISLVRLFGPIQDSNRRAATNGHNATDTAELDQVVEQLTQQLDDWEGQLPAGVHFTIQNLQDHQHNSLGGLFIALHLAYHYYSSLLYFRFLETRNHTPSSIYNAYAARCKYHASSFSSLLQLSRQLQGCEALYPTVGHMTTVSSAVLLHTMLFGEQEEIPSARRELSANFAALMELQQYWPATTAMINRLMIFQNTCLVSTESHRLDGWMVRFLLEHSLALQKRELSLPVVPAGDQLDAENISAKAKECIENGRYTAFDSL; this is encoded by the exons ATGAAGGCCGCCCGAGCGTGTCCACAGTGCCGTGAGTCAAAACGGAAATGCATTCGTGCAGGACCCGGCGAACCCTGCGCCTCCTGCCACCAAAGAGAACTAAAGTGTGGTGGCCGACTACAGCCCTCGACTGCTGCAACCAGCcgcaaagaaaaagaaaaggaaaaggaaaaagaagaaaccaTTGTTATTCCCAACGTGCCCTGGGAGACCATCGTAGAGCTGGTTGAAATCTACCTGGACAAGCTTCACGATCGGCCCCATAGCATCTTCCATCCAGCAACGCTGCGGGCCCAACTGCGCGATCGCTCGCTGTGCGGGACGTTGTTGTACTCCATCTGCGCTGTCGCGTCAAAATTCTCATCATACCCGGACCGCCATGGTTTGGAGATAGCCATGGCTGCAGAGGCTAAGCGACGGCTGAAGGCTGACCTCGAGAATGTCTGTATTGAAAACATCCAAGCATGTATCTTGCTCTCGACACTGAGCGCAGGGAACTGCGAAACCTCCTCTGCGGCCTTGTTTACTC GGATTGCCACGAGTATGGCTGAGATCATGCACCTCCATTCCTCTGCGATGGACGGGACGGTCATTGCCCGTGAAACAGCACGCAGGATCTGGTGGTCACTCTACATGGCAGATCGCTGGTGCTTTTCTGCCCTCGGGTTACCACGCCATATGGATGGCCTGGGCGAGTCCACTGACCTCCCTCTGGAGGAAATCGCCTTTCGCTCTCTTTCACCAGGCCAATCGACCCTTGAAGCTCCCCACAGGCCTGGACTGTGGGCCCATATGATATCCCTCGTCCGTTTGTTTGGCCCGATTCAGGATTCAAACCGCCGTGCTGCTACTAATGGCCACAATGCTACCGACACCGCTGAACTGGACCAGGTCGTCGAGCAGCTCACCCAACAGCTAGACGACTGGGAAGGGCAGCTTCCCGCTGGCGTTCATTTTACCATTCAAAACCTTCAGGACCACCAGCATAACAGCTTGGGCGGACTATTTATCGCCCTACACCTGGCGTACCACTACTATTCCTCGCTGTTGTATTTCCGCTTCCTGGAGACCAGAAACCACACTCCGTCTTCAATATATAATGCTTATGCCGCTCGCTGCAAATACCACGCTTCCTCGttcagcagcctcctccagctctcccGACAGCTACAGGGATGCGAGGCCCTATACCCTACCGTCGGGCACATGACGACCGTTTCATCCGCTGTTCTCCTACACACCATGCTGTTCGGTGAGCAGGAAGAGATCCCCAGTGCACGGCGCGAGCTCAGCGCCAATTTCGCGGCCCTAATGGAGCTCCAACAATACTGGCCTGCCACTACAGCCATG ATCAATAGACTCATGATATTTCAGAACACCTGCCTCGTGTCCACAGAGTCTCACCGACTGGACGGGTGGATGGTGCGGTTTCTACTAGAACACTCCCTTGCCCTGCAGAAGCGAGAACTCTCCTTACCGGTAGTGCCGGCGGGAGATCAGCTGGATGCAGAGAACATCTCGGCCAAGGCAAAGGAGTGCATAGAGAATGGGAGGTATACGGCTTTTGACTCActttaa
- a CDS encoding uncharacterized protein (COG:S;~EggNog:ENOG410PYSD), translated as MSVAPSPAGEPRRAAPSSSLESGVSSVGPSKQHTMLTAAAIDIDPSTIIRYKGPGQLLKVALEKQDALRNRKTEQQTLIFKPVTEKQLSTLLDHIQRHSGIFKVDYDNLSELLVLKVMPGWDHEYATAFLTKPINKQLDSMDLENEYCCLASPGVELHNGFKEPDACWIPKSSPRRPTCVVEIGTSEPPSRLAIDAHRWLETSNSSVRLVITVCFRYLLAETDERPLTISVWSLVHQQHNTTTRDPIALAKQTTILNVGRKDGLLSVSGSHFDPFTGTETEAHEIRLPLPSLIGRTPANPRERDVILTKESVLNLFEQLLESRRV; from the coding sequence ATGAGCGTCGCTCCTTCCCCAGCGGGTGAGCCACGACGAGCTGCACCTTCGTCTTCTCTCGAGTCCGGTGTTTCGTCCGTCGGACCATCTAAACAGCACACAATGTTAACTGCAGCCGCTATTGACATTGACCCATCTACAATAATCCGCTACAAGGGACCTGGGCAACTTCTGAAGGTTGCTCTCGAGAAACAGGACGCGCTGAGAAATCGCAAGACAGAACAGCAGACACTCATTTTCAAGCCAGTAACCGAAAAACAGTTGAGTACACTGCTGGACCACATCCAACGGCACAGCGGGATATTTAAGGTTGACTACGACAACTTGAGTGAGCTGCTGGTGCTCAAAGTGATGCCGGGCTGGGACCATGAATATGCCACAGCCTTCCTGACCAAACCGATCAATAAACAGCTCGATTCAATGGACCTCGAGAACGAATATTGCTGCCTCGCGTCTCCGGGAGTGGAACTTCACAATGGATTCAAGGAACCGGATGCTTGTTGGATCCCGAAGTCCTCTCCGCGACGTCCTACTTGTGTTGTCGAGATCGGGACCTCAGAGCCTCCGTCACGTTTAGCCATTGATGCCCACCGCTGGCTTGAAACTTCCAATTCTAGTGTTCGCCTAGTGATTACTGTCTGCTTCAGGTATCTGCTGGCGGAAACAGATGAAAGGCCATTAACTATCTCTGTTTGGTCCCTCGTTCATCAGCAGCACAACACAACCACCAGAGATCCCATTGCTCTTGCGAAACAAACGACTATACTTAATGTTGGCAGAAAGGATGGTTTATTGTCAGTTTCCGGGTCTCACTTCGACCCATTTACGGGGACGGAGACTGAAGCTCATGAAATACGACTCCCGCTGCCATCACTTATAGGACGCACTCCCGCTAATccgagagaaagagatgtTATCCTAACGAAGGAATCAGTGCTCAACTTGTTTGAACAGCTACTAGAAAGCCGAAGAGTCTAG
- a CDS encoding NAD(P)-dependent oxidoreductase (COG:I;~EggNog:ENOG410PPWD;~InterPro:IPR002204,IPR029154,IPR015815,IPR036291, IPR006115,IPR008927,IPR013328;~PFAM:PF03807,PF03446,PF14833;~go_function: GO:0016491 - oxidoreductase activity [Evidence IEA];~go_function: GO:0050661 - NADP binding [Evidence IEA];~go_function: GO:0051287 - NAD binding [Evidence IEA];~go_process: GO:0055114 - oxidation-reduction process [Evidence IEA]), which yields MRLGFIGLGTMGGPMARNLAQKAHLAVWNRSPAKYAMFEQAGAVSISIASTPAKVAESSDMLFMMLFDTAAIECILDDDFRRAVRGKIIVNASSIPVDSSKLFCGIIQEAGGRYLEMPVSGSKVPAKKSSSLKTKYTINTLATTLTAGLAESMSLAEAQGLDLAAFAQVLMASAFSKIKVNKILNEDWSPQASVRECYNSTQLIKSAAETEHVQMPLMDVCGKLYTEAIEADLAEEDMIAIIKQIRSRKKK from the exons ATGCGACTCGGCTTCATCGGCCTGGGGACCATGGGCGGACCCATGGCGCGCAATCTCGCCCAAAAAGCGCACCTTGCAGTGTGGAATCGAAGTCCCGCCAAATACGCAATGTTCGAGCAGGCCGGCGCGGTATCCATATCCATTGCATCCACACCCGCAAAGGTAGCGGAGAGCTCGGACATGCTGTTTATGATGCTCTTTGATACCGCAGCAATAGAGTGTATTCTAGACGATGATTTCAGACGAGCCGTACGAGGGAAGATAATCGTCAACGCCAGTTCGATACCCGTCGACTCCAGCAAATTGTTCTGCGGGATCATCCAGGAAGCCGGGGGCAGATATCTGGAGATGCCTGTCAGCGGTAGCAAAGTTCCTGCTAAAAAGA GCTCCAGCCTAAAAACAAAATATACCATCAACACTTTGGCCACCACTCTGACTGCTGGGCTCGCCGAGTCAATGAGTCTGGCCGAAGCCCAGGGTCTTGATCTTGCAGCGTTCGCGCAAGTTCTTATGGCATCGGCCTTTTCCAAGATTAAGGTCAACAAGATACTTAATGAGGACTGGTCTCCACAGGCGTCAGTTAGGGAATGCTACAATAGCACGCAGCTTATAAAATCTGCCGCGGAAACAGAACATGTTCAGATGCCACTAATGGATGTATGCGGTAAACTGTATACGGAGGCAATCGAAGCAGATTTGGCGGAGGAAGACATGATCGCGATTATCAAACAGATACGGAGtcggaaaaagaaatag